The following are encoded together in the Desulfococcus multivorans genome:
- a CDS encoding acyl-CoA synthetase: MSLENFYRDAMALNTIADMEKRKEAAKAFFEKLNQTTLPEKFNWAAEIFEGVHVKERGDQLALIWTDLDTDAERQFTYRELAENGNKFLNFIRKKGVAKGNNLYMLTPIVPETWFASFAGIKGGLVSVPTATTMTEREIQFRFESYKPDVIVAFEGLTQLVDDALVKANCTPKAKIVLGKKDGWVSYEEISAESGTADAADVGKDDVLFCFFTSGTTGLPKRVGHSATSYPVGHLSTAVIQGLEPGGIHHNLSAPGWAKWAWSSFFAPLNIGATATGFAFTALDPEKYVATIAKYKVNSFCAPPTAWRAFVRLDLSKYDFSAIKYSLSAGEPLNPEVIDRWSKATGTEIRDFYGQTESTAMIGNPPWMEGKMRFGSFGYPSDMYDVILTDDEGNEITTPDEPGHIVIRLSRWRALGLFQEYIDDPEKTHGAFKGSMYFTGDKASFDKDGYWWFVGRSDDVIKSSDYRVGPFEVESALIEHPSVMEAAVVGTPDPTRYQLVKAYVILNKGYQPSRDLALELFQHTIKVLAKFKIPRIIEFVEELPKTISGKIRRVELREDEERKKKGESVSPNEYFYHQFPELSSKKK; encoded by the coding sequence ATGTCGTTGGAAAATTTTTACAGAGATGCAATGGCGCTCAACACCATCGCAGACATGGAAAAAAGGAAAGAGGCCGCAAAGGCTTTTTTTGAGAAGCTGAACCAGACCACTCTGCCCGAAAAATTCAACTGGGCCGCGGAAATTTTCGAAGGGGTGCATGTCAAGGAGCGGGGTGATCAGCTCGCGCTGATCTGGACGGATCTCGACACGGACGCCGAGCGACAGTTCACCTACAGAGAACTGGCGGAAAATGGAAATAAGTTTCTTAATTTCATCAGAAAAAAAGGTGTCGCAAAGGGCAACAACCTTTACATGCTGACGCCGATTGTTCCCGAAACCTGGTTTGCCTCCTTTGCAGGTATCAAAGGGGGGTTGGTGTCGGTGCCCACGGCCACCACCATGACGGAAAGGGAGATTCAGTTCCGCTTCGAGTCCTACAAACCCGATGTCATCGTTGCCTTTGAAGGCCTGACCCAGTTGGTGGACGATGCCTTGGTGAAGGCGAACTGCACGCCCAAGGCCAAAATTGTATTGGGGAAAAAGGATGGATGGGTGTCTTATGAAGAAATCAGCGCCGAATCCGGCACGGCCGATGCCGCTGATGTCGGCAAGGACGACGTCCTGTTCTGCTTTTTTACCTCGGGCACCACGGGGCTTCCCAAACGGGTAGGCCACAGCGCTACCTCCTACCCTGTCGGGCACCTTTCGACCGCGGTCATCCAAGGGCTTGAACCCGGCGGAATTCACCACAATCTGAGCGCTCCCGGGTGGGCCAAATGGGCATGGAGCAGCTTTTTTGCCCCACTCAATATCGGAGCCACCGCAACCGGTTTTGCCTTTACGGCGCTGGACCCCGAAAAATACGTCGCCACCATCGCCAAGTACAAGGTGAATTCCTTCTGTGCACCGCCCACCGCCTGGCGCGCCTTCGTCCGTCTGGACCTCTCCAAATACGATTTCAGCGCCATCAAATACTCCCTGAGTGCCGGCGAACCCCTGAACCCCGAGGTGATCGACCGGTGGAGTAAAGCGACCGGGACCGAGATCAGGGATTTCTACGGCCAGACCGAATCGACAGCCATGATCGGAAACCCGCCCTGGATGGAAGGCAAGATGCGCTTTGGCTCCTTTGGGTATCCTTCAGACATGTACGACGTGATCCTGACCGATGACGAAGGCAACGAAATCACCACCCCCGACGAACCCGGCCACATTGTGATCCGCCTGAGCCGGTGGCGGGCACTGGGCCTCTTCCAGGAATACATCGACGACCCCGAAAAAACCCATGGCGCCTTCAAGGGCAGCATGTACTTTACCGGCGACAAGGCGTCCTTTGACAAGGACGGGTACTGGTGGTTCGTCGGCAGATCCGACGATGTCATCAAATCCTCCGATTATCGCGTGGGCCCCTTCGAGGTGGAAAGTGCGCTGATCGAGCATCCCTCCGTCATGGAGGCCGCCGTCGTGGGTACTCCCGATCCTACACGATATCAACTGGTCAAGGCTTACGTGATTCTGAACAAGGGTTACCAACCCTCCAGGGATCTTGCCCTGGAGCTGTTTCAGCACACCATCAAGGTGCTGGCGAAATTCAAAATTCCGAGAATCATCGAATTCGTCGAAGAGTTGCCCAAAACCATCAGCGGTAAAATCCGGAGGGTGGAACTGAGGGAAGACGAAGAAAGAAAGAAAAAGGGGGAATCGGTTTCTCCCAACGAATACTTCTATCATCAGTTCCCTGAACTGAGCTCCAAGAAGAAGTAA
- a CDS encoding FKBP-type peptidyl-prolyl cis-trans isomerase: MMQKVESGMFISVNYTGTLENGEVFDTSEGRAPLEFQTGEGQLIKGFEDAVMGMSLNEKKTFTLPPEAAYGHRDDTRVHDFPRADLPAGVSPKVGDTVTFSTPQGQQIPARLVRMDDENLTFDLNHPLAGESLTFAVEVVGISDTPTQQPHGCGSNCECGSGCSC; this comes from the coding sequence ATGATGCAGAAAGTCGAAAGCGGCATGTTTATCAGCGTAAACTATACGGGGACCCTTGAAAACGGAGAGGTGTTCGATACGAGTGAAGGGCGGGCGCCACTGGAGTTTCAGACCGGTGAAGGCCAGCTGATCAAGGGGTTCGAGGATGCTGTGATGGGCATGTCGTTGAACGAGAAGAAGACATTTACCCTGCCGCCCGAAGCAGCCTACGGCCATCGGGACGACACCCGGGTTCATGACTTTCCCCGGGCCGATCTTCCGGCAGGCGTCTCCCCGAAAGTGGGCGATACCGTAACCTTTTCCACGCCCCAGGGACAGCAGATACCGGCCAGGCTTGTCCGGATGGACGACGAGAACCTGACCTTCGATCTCAATCACCCCCTCGCCGGGGAGAGCCTGACTTTCGCCGTCGAGGTGGTGGGCATCAGCGACACCCCCACGCAGCAGCCCCACGGATGCGGGTCGAACTGCGAGTGCGGTTCGGGGTGCAGCTGCTGA
- a CDS encoding MarR family winged helix-turn-helix transcriptional regulator: MKPHECIFFQLAKAGQAGARHWSDCVAGFGVTAVQGMVLAFLADEDGVSSGRLGSRVQLDSATLTGIIDRLARAGLVERQADPDDRRAIRICLTGKGRDVSDKIGALVEPENRSFLSNLTDEEEMIFRMLLRKLLSPRG; the protein is encoded by the coding sequence GTGAAACCTCACGAATGCATTTTTTTTCAACTGGCCAAGGCTGGTCAGGCCGGTGCAAGGCATTGGAGTGACTGCGTCGCCGGATTCGGCGTGACAGCGGTTCAAGGAATGGTGCTTGCGTTTTTGGCGGATGAAGACGGCGTATCGTCGGGCAGGCTGGGCAGCCGAGTACAACTCGACAGCGCCACCCTCACCGGGATTATCGACCGCCTCGCCCGTGCAGGTCTTGTGGAACGACAGGCTGATCCCGACGACCGTCGGGCGATACGGATTTGCCTCACCGGAAAAGGTCGAGATGTGAGCGACAAGATCGGTGCTCTTGTGGAGCCGGAAAACCGTTCCTTCCTGTCGAACCTGACCGATGAAGAAGAGATGATTTTCCGGATGCTGCTGCGCAAGCTGCTATCCCCCCGCGGCTGA
- a CDS encoding PaaI family thioesterase, with amino-acid sequence MPKPNPEYIEELIHVVKTSPFPNHMAMWLSAIEIDSATIMLDTGSCHLQPFGIVHGGVLATLIDTATFWAVFMRLPEDAGLVNIDLKLNYLEPVLKGRLTAQGRTIRFGKSISYAEARVLDADGRLVAHGTSTLMTLPGKGLKLTANKFVDESF; translated from the coding sequence ATGCCAAAACCGAATCCGGAATACATCGAGGAGTTGATTCATGTGGTCAAAACCAGCCCGTTCCCCAATCATATGGCCATGTGGCTTTCGGCCATCGAGATCGACAGCGCCACGATCATGCTCGATACAGGCTCCTGCCATCTCCAGCCGTTCGGCATCGTCCACGGCGGCGTGCTGGCGACCCTGATCGACACCGCCACCTTCTGGGCTGTGTTCATGCGTCTCCCCGAAGACGCGGGTCTGGTCAACATCGATCTGAAGCTCAACTATCTGGAACCTGTGCTGAAGGGACGCTTGACGGCCCAGGGCCGAACCATTCGTTTCGGCAAATCCATCAGCTATGCCGAGGCCCGGGTTCTGGACGCCGACGGCCGTCTGGTCGCCCACGGCACCTCAACCCTGATGACCCTTCCGGGCAAGGGGTTGAAGCTGACGGCGAATAAATTCGTCGATGAAAGTTTTTGA
- the hgcB gene encoding mercury methylation ferredoxin HgcB, producing the protein MKDFRYIGGVATLELDTGRCVGCGMCETVCPHRIFTVREKQAVIRDIDACMECGACARNCPTKAIAVTPGVGCAAYIISTWIHRIKGSAGTRCC; encoded by the coding sequence ATGAAAGATTTTAGATATATCGGCGGTGTCGCTACCCTGGAGCTTGATACGGGCCGGTGTGTGGGCTGCGGCATGTGCGAGACGGTCTGCCCTCACCGCATCTTCACGGTGCGGGAAAAACAGGCGGTCATCCGCGACATCGACGCCTGTATGGAGTGCGGCGCCTGCGCGCGGAACTGCCCCACAAAAGCCATCGCAGTCACCCCGGGCGTAGGCTGTGCCGCCTACATCATCTCGACCTGGATACACCGCATCAAAGGATCAGCAGGGACGCGATGCTGCTGA
- the hgcA gene encoding mercury methylation corrinoid protein HgcA, which translates to MNKSKHSDLGPVFVAPPDARPNVCGPQIILGTPTGDAPCUGPKPDPEAGVHERPGYVIEPYVDGFVETSAGPVPRVETAVSLRDKLGTVKTRLGIGRYNYKVVPGLYCVGTPGPESPVLMTANYKLTFDALRKELGGLDAWILAADTRGINVWCAAGKGLFSTEEVVRRVNRSRLAEIVSHRELILPQLSATGIAAHQVKKICGFKVIYGPIRAADIPAFIQAGKTADQAMRTVTFTFRERAVLTPVEILLLRKALAVVIIATLFLSGFGPGIFSMDAALSRGIPAVCATLFGILAGAVIVPFLLPHFPWREFWISGALAGIVAGVANTWLFNGRLDAWESLSLMLWTGAVGSYLAMNFTGSTPYTSPSGVEKEMRRAIPAQVAAGLIAVAVWFAAPFFG; encoded by the coding sequence ATGAATAAGTCAAAACATTCCGATTTGGGACCTGTTTTCGTCGCTCCTCCCGACGCACGGCCGAATGTCTGCGGACCGCAGATCATCCTCGGGACGCCGACGGGTGATGCGCCCTGCTGAGGCCCCAAGCCCGACCCCGAGGCCGGGGTCCATGAACGGCCGGGGTATGTCATCGAGCCTTATGTAGACGGTTTTGTGGAGACGTCCGCAGGACCCGTTCCCCGTGTTGAAACAGCGGTCTCGCTCCGGGACAAGCTCGGCACCGTCAAGACTCGCCTCGGCATCGGGCGGTACAATTACAAGGTGGTCCCCGGTCTCTACTGCGTGGGAACGCCCGGCCCGGAATCGCCGGTGCTCATGACCGCCAACTACAAGCTCACCTTCGACGCTCTCCGGAAAGAGCTGGGAGGCCTCGATGCCTGGATCCTGGCGGCTGACACCCGGGGGATCAATGTATGGTGCGCCGCCGGAAAAGGGCTCTTCTCCACCGAAGAAGTCGTCCGCCGGGTAAACAGGTCCCGGCTCGCAGAGATCGTCTCCCACCGGGAATTGATCCTGCCGCAACTCTCCGCCACGGGGATCGCCGCCCACCAGGTAAAGAAAATCTGCGGTTTCAAGGTCATCTACGGCCCGATACGGGCCGCCGACATTCCCGCCTTCATTCAGGCGGGCAAAACGGCCGACCAGGCCATGCGGACGGTAACCTTTACCTTCCGGGAGCGTGCCGTCCTGACGCCTGTGGAGATCCTTCTGCTGCGAAAAGCGCTGGCCGTCGTCATCATCGCGACCCTGTTCCTCTCAGGTTTCGGACCGGGGATATTTTCTATGGATGCCGCCCTTTCCCGGGGAATCCCCGCCGTGTGCGCCACGCTCTTCGGCATCCTGGCCGGGGCGGTGATCGTGCCTTTCCTCCTGCCCCACTTTCCCTGGCGGGAGTTTTGGATCAGCGGGGCCCTGGCCGGCATCGTGGCCGGCGTGGCGAACACCTGGCTTTTCAACGGGAGGCTGGACGCCTGGGAATCCCTTTCGCTGATGCTCTGGACCGGCGCTGTCGGCTCTTATCTGGCCATGAACTTTACCGGTTCAACGCCCTACACCTCCCCTTCGGGGGTGGAAAAAGAGATGCGCAGGGCAATCCCGGCCCAAGTCGCCGCCGGCTTGATCGCCGTCGCAGTCTGGTTTGCAGCCCCGTTTTTCGGGTAG
- the hrpB gene encoding ATP-dependent helicase HrpB, protein MINADNVPKWRRQAAGLPVISVIPEVRQALSAGAGAVLIAPPGAGKTTCVPLALLDAPWLSGRKIIMLEPRRLAARASARRMAAMLGEDVGETVGYRVRLESRVGASTRVEVVTDGILTRWIQRDPALSGVGLVIFDEFHERGLQTDLGLALCLESRSVFREDLRILVMSATLAGEPVGRLIGNSPVIVSSGRCFPVETRHINQAAKSWGQEHQIAGRTVEAVMEAVTAEDGSILAFLPGVREIRRVAQLLDERLAGTGISIAPLYGNLPLVDQERAIRPTPPEKRKIVLATAIAETSLTIEGIRIVVDCGWMRVPRFSTATGMSRLETVRVSKASADQRRGRAGRIAPGVCYRLWSEAEHQGLTAASVPEILSADLASLVLELAVWGTTTPDGIPWLDPPPEVAFRSARELLIQLGALDRQGRVTARGKTISKLGLHPRLGHMLLVGRRIGRYRLACELAAILEDRDVLHFPPGAWDADIRLRVEALRQGNAFRTPGASMNSGVCRRIRAQADRWERMQTVGDGRTITEGVENPDRYAGTLLAMAYPDRVAQLRPEGDRRYRLSGGRGARFIDVEPLAAENLLVAAALDGTGRDARIRLAAPVRPEELAAHLPEWVGEFVVVCWDSREETVAARFEERFGELVLRCRPLKNPDPEQLTAAMVQGIRHMGLSALPWERGILNLRARVMFLRSEAFGGPGWPDLSDATLLARLEDWLGPFLGGIRRRSHLQRLDLKGAILAMLSWEQRKTLDTLAPTHVVVPSGSRIPVDYIAGETPVLAVRLQEMFGAAETPCIAGGRVPLLLHLLSPAGRPLQVTRDLGGFWTGTYAVVKKEMKGRYPKHEWPDDPLLALPTNRTKKKGKKG, encoded by the coding sequence ATGATCAACGCGGATAATGTCCCAAAGTGGCGGCGGCAGGCGGCAGGCCTGCCGGTGATATCGGTGATTCCGGAGGTGCGGCAGGCCCTGTCGGCAGGGGCGGGCGCGGTGCTGATCGCACCGCCCGGGGCAGGAAAGACCACCTGCGTGCCCCTGGCCTTGCTGGATGCGCCCTGGCTCTCCGGTCGCAAAATCATCATGCTGGAACCCCGTCGGTTGGCGGCTCGAGCCTCGGCAAGGCGGATGGCTGCGATGCTGGGAGAGGATGTCGGTGAAACAGTGGGCTACCGGGTGCGGTTGGAGAGCCGGGTAGGCGCATCCACCCGTGTGGAGGTGGTGACCGATGGGATCCTCACCCGCTGGATTCAGCGGGACCCGGCGCTTTCCGGAGTCGGGCTCGTGATCTTCGATGAGTTTCATGAAAGGGGTCTTCAGACGGATCTGGGACTGGCGCTCTGCCTCGAGAGCCGCAGTGTTTTCAGGGAAGACCTCAGGATCCTGGTGATGTCTGCGACTCTCGCGGGCGAGCCCGTGGGTCGCCTGATAGGTAATTCACCGGTAATCGTGAGTTCCGGCAGGTGTTTTCCCGTGGAAACCCGGCACATAAATCAGGCGGCGAAATCCTGGGGACAGGAACATCAGATTGCAGGACGAACGGTCGAGGCGGTGATGGAAGCCGTGACGGCTGAGGACGGAAGTATCCTGGCCTTTCTGCCCGGCGTGAGAGAGATACGGAGGGTGGCCCAGCTCCTCGACGAGCGCCTGGCAGGCACCGGCATCTCCATAGCCCCCCTTTACGGAAATCTTCCACTGGTGGACCAGGAGAGGGCCATCCGGCCGACGCCTCCGGAAAAGCGAAAGATCGTTCTGGCCACGGCCATCGCCGAGACCTCGCTGACCATCGAGGGGATCCGGATCGTGGTGGACTGTGGCTGGATGCGAGTGCCGCGGTTCTCGACCGCTACCGGGATGAGCCGTCTTGAGACGGTGCGGGTGTCCAAGGCTTCGGCGGATCAGCGGAGGGGCCGAGCCGGGCGGATCGCCCCCGGGGTCTGTTACCGCCTCTGGAGCGAAGCCGAACATCAGGGCTTGACGGCGGCGTCGGTTCCGGAGATCCTTTCCGCCGATCTGGCTTCGCTGGTGCTGGAACTGGCGGTTTGGGGCACCACCACACCGGACGGCATACCATGGCTCGATCCCCCGCCGGAAGTCGCATTCCGATCGGCCCGGGAGCTCCTTATCCAACTCGGGGCTCTGGATCGTCAGGGCCGGGTTACGGCCCGAGGCAAAACCATATCGAAGCTGGGACTGCATCCCCGCCTCGGCCATATGCTCCTGGTGGGACGCAGGATAGGGCGGTATCGGCTGGCTTGCGAACTGGCCGCCATCTTGGAGGATCGGGATGTCCTTCATTTCCCCCCGGGGGCCTGGGACGCCGATATACGGCTCAGGGTCGAGGCCCTGCGCCAGGGGAATGCGTTCCGGACACCGGGTGCCTCGATGAATTCCGGCGTCTGCCGCCGCATCCGGGCACAGGCCGATCGCTGGGAACGCATGCAGACGGTCGGGGATGGTAGAACGATAACGGAGGGCGTCGAAAATCCGGACAGGTATGCCGGAACGCTCCTGGCCATGGCCTATCCGGACCGCGTGGCGCAGCTTCGGCCGGAGGGGGATCGCCGCTACAGGCTTTCGGGCGGCCGGGGGGCTCGATTTATCGATGTGGAACCCCTGGCCGCAGAGAACCTGCTCGTGGCGGCGGCGCTGGACGGCACAGGAAGGGATGCCCGGATCCGTCTGGCCGCGCCTGTTCGACCTGAGGAGTTGGCGGCCCATTTGCCGGAATGGGTCGGGGAATTCGTCGTGGTCTGCTGGGACTCCCGGGAAGAGACAGTGGCGGCAAGGTTCGAAGAACGGTTCGGAGAACTGGTGCTGCGCTGTCGTCCCCTGAAAAACCCCGATCCCGAACAATTGACGGCGGCCATGGTTCAGGGGATCCGGCATATGGGCCTTTCGGCGCTTCCGTGGGAGCGAGGGATTCTGAACTTGCGTGCTCGGGTAATGTTTCTCAGAAGCGAGGCGTTCGGCGGGCCGGGATGGCCCGATCTCTCGGATGCGACGCTGCTGGCCCGCCTGGAGGACTGGCTGGGCCCGTTTCTCGGCGGAATCAGGCGGCGGAGTCATCTCCAGCGGCTGGATCTGAAAGGTGCTATTCTGGCCATGCTGTCATGGGAGCAGCGCAAGACACTCGATACCCTTGCGCCGACTCATGTCGTCGTTCCCAGCGGATCGCGCATCCCCGTGGACTACATCGCCGGCGAAACGCCCGTCCTGGCGGTTCGCCTTCAAGAGATGTTCGGTGCCGCTGAAACACCTTGTATTGCGGGGGGCCGGGTCCCGCTTCTGCTGCACCTGCTCTCTCCCGCCGGACGCCCCCTCCAGGTGACCCGGGACCTGGGGGGATTCTGGACGGGCACTTACGCAGTCGTCAAAAAGGAGATGAAGGGCCGTTACCCCAAACATGAATGGCCGGACGACCCCCTCCTGGCCTTGCCCACGAACCGGACAAAAAAGAAGGGGAAAAAGGGGTGA